Proteins from a genomic interval of Echeneis naucrates chromosome 21, fEcheNa1.1, whole genome shotgun sequence:
- the ecrg4a gene encoding augurin-A, with protein MASQQLYLRLMGLATLVTLLAFRDVDGESNLQKILRKRDVAGAGTAPSKSSVAVPPSKAQEFLAKLSRTKRNLWDRSRPDVQQWIMQFMYMGFDEQRLETDLSYWMDHARSSDQGRQHHYDENSPIGPRDPGSYRHGANVNYDYY; from the exons ATGGCATCTCAGCAGCTCTATCTGAGGTTAATGGGGCTGGCTACACTGGTAACACTGTTGGCATTTAGAG ATGTAGACGGTGAAAGCAACTTGCAGAAGATCTTAAGAAAACGAGACG TGGCAGGAGCTGGTACTGCCCCATCGAAGTCCTCTGTCGCTGTCCCTCCTTCCAAGGCGCAGGAGTTCCTGGCAAAGCTGAGCCGGACCAAGAGGAACCTTTGGGACCGCAGCAGACCGGACGTACAGCAGTGGATCATGCAGTTTATGTACATGGGCTTTGATGAGCAG AGGCTGGAGACCGACCTGTCCTACTGGATGGACCACGCACGCTCCAGTGACCAAGGGCGTCAGCATCACTACGATGAAAATTCCCCCATCGGCCCACGTGACCCTGGTTCTTACAGACACGGAGCGAATGTCAACTATGACTACTATTAA
- the otos2 gene encoding otospiralin-like, with amino-acid sequence MTANLAVIKHREDMRALCVSALLLCLLLCSLCPTGAEGSEAAGGGQQRDKRSLPYWGLWSSDFFGWLEELRAQAADRGIQDLARTYWAHFPIANGLGYDAPESDTHLEE; translated from the exons ATGACTGCAAACCTGGCTGTCATCAAGCACCGAG AGGACATGcgtgctctgtgtgtgtctgctctgctcctctgtctcctgctctgctccctgTGTCCTACAG GGGCAGAGGGGAGCGAGGCAGCTGGAGGGGGGCAGCAGAGGGACAAACGAAGCTTACCCTACTGGGGCTTGTGGTCTTCTGACTTTTTCGGATGGTTGGAGGAGCTGCGAGCTCAGGCGGCTGACAGAGGGATTCAGGACCTGGCACGCACCTACTGGGCTCATTTTCCAATCGCCAACGGGCTAGGCTACGACGCTCCTGAGTCTGACACTCACCTAGAGGAGTGa
- the LOC115062181 gene encoding cytoplasmic protein NCK2, with protein MTEEVIVVAKWDYMAQQDQELDIRKNERLFLLDDSKTWWRVRNAANQTGYVPSNYVERKNSLKKGSLVKNIKDTLGLGKTKRKTSARDASPTPSSDTEYPSNGSGGGGVGGAAERIYDLNIPAVVKFAYMAEREDELTLVKGSKVVVMEKCSDGWWRGSQAGRVGWFPSNYVQEELGGADDRGEGDSSQGYHGGSQGTLLANGRAGGRGGVMHLVQTLYPFSSVTEEELNFEKGEVMEVVEKPENDPEWWRCKNSRGIVGLVPKNYVMVLDERPGLPSSTSSSPQSRFVAPARSGKFAGRDWYYGNITRHQAECILNERGEEGDFLIRDSESSPSDFSVSLKAVGKNKHFKVQLADGVYCIGQRRFNSMDELVEHYKKAPIFTSEHGEKLYLVKALL; from the exons ATGACAGAGGAGGTGATTGTTGTAGCCAAGTGGGACTACATGGCCCAGCAGGACCAGGAACTTGACATCCGTAAAAACGAGCGTCTCTTCCTGCTAGACGACTCCAAGACCTGGTGGCGCGTGCGCAACGCCGCCAACCAAACGGGCTACGTGCCGTCGAACTACGTGGAACGTAAGAACAGCCTGAAGAAAGGCTCGCTGGTGAAGAACATCAAAGACACACTGG GTTTGGGAAAAACTAAGAGGAAGACAAGCGCCCGCGATGCTTCCCCGACGccaagctcagacacagaaTACCCCTCCAATGGCAgcgggggtggaggggtgggaggAGCTGCGGAGAGGATCTACGACCTCAACATCCCAGCCGTGGTCAAGTTCGCCTACATGGCCGAGAGGGAGGACGAGCTGACCCTTGTCAAGGGCTCCAAGGTCGTCGTGATGGAGAAATGCAGCGACGGCTGGTGGCGGGGCAGCCAGGCGGGCCGGGTGGGATGGTTTCCCTCCAACTATGTCCAGGAAGAGCTCGGAGGAGCAGAtgacagaggagagggagattCCTCACAAGGCTACCACGGAGGCTCTCAAGGGACTTTGTTGGCCAACGGGCGCGCAGGAGGCCGCGGTGGAGTGATGCACCTGGTTCAGACGCTCTACCCCTTCAGCTCTGtaacagaggaggagctgaactTTGAGAAGGGAGAGGTCATGGAAGTGGTGGAGAAGCCCGAGAACGACCCGGAGTGGTGGAGGTGTAAGAACTCGCGTGGCATTGTAGGCCTGGTACCTAAAAACTATGTGATGGTGCTGGACGAGCGGCCCGGCCTGCCCTCTTCGACGTCGAGCTCCCCGCAGAGCCGCTTCGTGGCACCGGCACGCTCAGGGAAGTTTGCTGGGAGGGACTGGTACTACGGCAACATCACCAGACACCAAGCTGAGTGCATACTCAAcgagaggggggaggagggcgACTTCCTCATACGAGACAGCGAGTCATCG CCCAGTGATTTCTCCGTGTCTCTGAAGGCGGTCGGTAAGAATAAGCACTTTAAAGTGCAGCTAGCTGACGGAGTATACTGTATCGGCCAGCGCAGGTTCAACTCCATGGACGAGCTAGTGGAGCACTACAAGAAAGCCCCCATCTTTACCAGCGAACATGGAGAGAAGCTGTACCTGGTCAAAGCGCTGCTGTGA